Within the Miscanthus floridulus cultivar M001 chromosome 2, ASM1932011v1, whole genome shotgun sequence genome, the region TTGACCTAAGCCTGGACATTGAACAGAATAGTTCACTCACCAGCTGTCTTAAGAACTTCAGCTCAACAGAGACTTTGAATGCTGAGGACAAGTTCTTCTGTGACAAATGCTGCAGGTACGTTGTTCTCATCCCTTCGCCCATAGTCCATGTATATACTGTCTTCTAATATTTTGTCCTGGCTAACATTGGTTCTGTAGAATATCATTTGAGGCATGTGTTTATGTTAGTTCTTGGCTCCGCTTGTTttgccttttttttaaaaaaaaatgtgcTTGAATCTACTGCAAATTATCCAATACCTCTAGCAGATCTTCTGTGCTAATGGCTTGGTTACCCTTCTGTTAGTAGATGTTTTTGTCCCACATAACTGTGATTTATATATTGTGATGCTATATCATTTTTTCCAATTACATATGTTTTGATGAATTTGTTCTTCACTTCAGTTTACAGGAAGCACAAAAAAGGATGAAGATAAAAAAACCACCAAACATCCTAGTAATTCATCTCAAGCGGTTCAAGTATATTGAGCAGCTTCAGCGCTACAAAAAGCTATCATACCGAGTGGTTTTCCCACTGGAGCTTAAACTTCTTAACACAGTTGATAATTCGGACTTAGAATACTCCCTTTTCGCTGTGGTAGTTCATGTTGGAAGTGGACCAAATCATGGCCACTATATCAGTTTGGTTAAGAGCCACAATCATTGGTTATTCTTTGATGATGAGAACGTTGAGATGACTGATGAGTCCATGGTACAGGCATTCTTTGGCTCACCGCAGGAGTTCAGTGGTAACACTGATAATGGCTACATACTCTTCTATGAAAGCCTTGCTGAAAGAAGTTGATGTCCTCATACCATGTGATTAGTTATACaattttcttttccttccatTTCTGCTGGGGATATATAGAATATTCAGTGAAAAGTAGAATAAGCTGAATGAGAGGCCTTCAGCTTCAGATGTTATGGTACAATCAACACTTGGCAATAAAACAAGTTACCTGGAGGGGCTATAGGCTATAGCTGAAGACGCCGACTAGTTTGTAGTTCCTAATTTATCTTGTTTTTATGCATATGCAGGTTGTATCAATTCCGGAATAATGTTTGGTGAAGACATTTATTATCATGTAAAGAGATTCTATCTAGGAAGCCTTTTTTGGTTTCGAGTAAAAATTTTGTTTCTCAGATAAAAATCTCCTGTCGATCTTCATTCATAGGATCCTCACCTGCTCATCGGTAGCTGACATAAGTCCTGTACAGTTTCCAGATTACCTTCTTTGTGTTACTGTGTCCTGCTCCTATATTTCAAAAATTTGAAGATGGATCTAAGCTTATCTCAAAAGCTACATATTGGTTGAATTCTGAATGCTTCTATGCATAATGGGGAAAAAAAATCTGTCCTTCGTATCTGAAGATAAGATACGACACAGCCGAATTTGGATGTCTAGGCCTGTTTAAGGGCCTGTTCGCACGCAAAAGTAtgcttagggcctgtttagatgcaaaagtatgcttaaggttttagaaaaataccattgtcatttctaaaaaaaaaacattttgttGATTTAAAAAAAAGATAGAAAATACTACAGTTTTACAAAATACTTTGGTTTTGAAAATCTATGACGTGTTTGGCAACGATAAACCAAGATGAGAAACTGGTAATCCTTGGTTGGGTAGGTGTCCAACGACAGCTCTACTATGTGCTTAAAGTTAGAGAAAGGAGAGGAGGCAAAGTGGAAGCAAGTGGGATGTGACATTACTATGagttggatttttttttcttcaacgGCTGTGAGAGGAATTAGAGCAGATGTAaatcggctgaagctgttttgttataagagaaaataccataccatgactgataagtcgggttgataagttcaagcgaacactgGACATGGGTAGTACTAACTTTTTTTTTATCAGGCAGTACTAACTATTAAATGACAGTACTAGTCGTTCAAATTTGCATCAGCTAGTACGTAGAACGAAGTAGAGTAACTAGTAAAAAAAATTTGCTCACCGGGCACGAAACTACGCAAGCCAAATTAATAGGTTCAAACTAAGCAAAGCAATACTAGTTACTCTACTTCGTTCTACGAACTAGCTTAAAGCCTCTCCGCATGTAAACACGCGTAGTTAATCCACTCCAAGCACGAAGCTAATGTCGACGAACTAGACGATGAAGCTAAAGACGGTGGTGAAGGCAGCAGCTGTCTTGAGGGTCCAAAGTTCATAATCTCATCGAGGTGCaggatgtactccctccgtcctcaaATACAAGTCGTTGTGATTCAGAAATTGTCTCACAATACTTGACGTTATAGGCCAACATATCAGTCTAATCATAGCCAACATACATCAAGCGGTCAGATCCTGTTCTCCACTCACCTAAAGATGGATTAAaaagcaaaaaaataaaaaaaacgtgTACTGATGGCCTCTACGGTGTGGAGTATTTCCCAGCTGCAGCGTTGCTCCCGAACTCTATTCCGCAGCACGTCACCATCACATGCGAGATTGCCGTGTAGGGTGTTAGGATCTTCTTGCTTGGGCATTGGTCTTTGTGATAGCTTCTACAACGTCCTTTAATCTGGGACAGAGGATATGCCGGCGGCCCACTGGAGGATGGCTGCGACGATCGCCACCTCTGTAGTCGCTTTCCACCTACCGGGCACATatggtggcgccggcggcaagctcgATAGCGAGAACTGACCTTCGCCGTCGGGGATCTGCGACGGTCACAAGCATATGTTTTTTTTGTCTATGCTaaatgtcggtgcagaaagtgaccaactagtgaatatttgtagttttgctgtacgttgtgatcggaggtgacctagcactcaatgacacaggatctatactggttcg harbors:
- the LOC136540486 gene encoding ubiquitin carboxyl-terminal hydrolase 3-like isoform X2 — its product is MWDILALYFCVPFRDQLLEYYANNKNTGDVEENMLTCLADLFSQISNQKKKTGVIAPKRFIQRLKKQNEIFRSYMHQDAHEFLNFLLNELVDILEKEHNAARESLQNLSFPKNSNGPIDGQPNGSHKELAATWVHKCFQGILTNETRCLRCETVTDRDETFFDLSLDIEQNSSLTSCLKNFSSTETLNAEDKFFCDKCCSLQEAQKRMKIKKPPNILVIHLKRFKYIEQLQRYKKLSYRVVFPLELKLLNTVDNSDLEYSLFAVVVHVGSGPNHGHYISLVKSHNHWLFFDDENVEMTDESMVQAFFGSPQEFSGNTDNGYILFYESLAERS